A DNA window from Acetobacter aceti NBRC 14818 contains the following coding sequences:
- a CDS encoding helix-turn-helix transcriptional regulator, translating to MAENLLTIAQVCERVSMSASHIRKRIKLGKFPAATHRLSTRMVRWSESSINEWIEKTHEQKKH from the coding sequence ATGGCAGAAAATCTTCTGACAATTGCTCAGGTGTGCGAACGCGTGTCTATGTCGGCGTCTCACATACGCAAAAGGATTAAGCTGGGAAAATTTCCCGCGGCGACGCACAGGTTGAGCACACGTATGGTGAGATGGAGCGAAAGCAGCATTAATGAATGGATTGAAAAGACGCACGAGCAGAAAAAACACTAA